One genomic segment of Rhizobium viscosum includes these proteins:
- a CDS encoding CerR family C-terminal domain-containing protein — MTDEQNQSNRAEITREKLLSAALDVFGRYGFDGTSTRQLSEAAGVNLQAIPYYFGGKEGLYVATAEYLVSRIDRHVGGLRQRIGARLMELAAAGEALGEEEARLFLTDMATTMVGLFVSKESEPWARFIIREQMEPTEAFARVYQGLMGPMIEMARLMIGTILQEDPTSEHVRLRTLSFVGNIMIFRVAHAAVLAQMEWQAVGPEQLQTLRSLVAELVGQLQPAKGNTR, encoded by the coding sequence ATGACTGATGAACAAAACCAATCAAACCGCGCCGAAATCACCCGGGAAAAGCTGCTGTCCGCAGCCCTCGATGTCTTCGGCCGATACGGCTTCGACGGCACCTCGACGCGGCAGCTGAGCGAAGCCGCAGGCGTCAACCTGCAGGCCATTCCCTATTATTTCGGCGGCAAGGAAGGCCTCTATGTCGCGACCGCGGAATATCTGGTCTCGCGCATCGACCGCCATGTCGGCGGCCTCCGGCAGCGGATCGGCGCCCGTCTCATGGAGCTTGCCGCTGCCGGAGAGGCATTGGGCGAAGAGGAGGCACGGCTTTTCCTGACGGATATGGCGACAACCATGGTCGGCCTTTTCGTCAGCAAGGAATCCGAGCCTTGGGCGCGCTTCATCATTCGCGAACAGATGGAGCCGACCGAAGCCTTCGCCCGTGTCTATCAGGGCCTGATGGGTCCGATGATCGAGATGGCACGCCTGATGATCGGCACCATCCTGCAGGAAGACCCGACTTCCGAGCATGTGCGGCTGCGCACGCTCTCCTTCGTCGGCAACATCATGATCTTCCGCGTAGCCCATGCCGCCGTTCTCGCCCAGATGGAATGGCAGGCGGTCGGCCCGGAACAACTCCAGACCCTGCGCAGTCTGGTCGCAGAGCTTGTCGGCCAGCTTCAGCCGGCGAAAGGAAACACAAGATGA
- a CDS encoding ATP-binding cassette domain-containing protein, with protein MSTSPAPKDEALVRLADVTKRFGDGPAALDAVSGEVKGGAITGLVGPDGAGKTTLIRLMTGLMMPDSGTVDVLGFNTQKNPAAIQASIGYMPQRFGLYEDLSVQENLDLYADLRDLPKAERSSAFEELLTFTDLKRFTTRLAGKLSGGMKQKLGLACALLKKPRLLLLDEPGVGVDPISRRDLWKMVENLTQEGIGVLWSTAYLDEAEACDHVLLLNQGKLLFSGKPHDLTGRVEDRVFKVSGITGRRRQVLAELLQTKGVIDGVIQGDAIRLVTGKDETPDIGGAAGEAKLAPTPARFEDAFIDMLGGGPGGRSKLAEAQAPPSEMGDRPVIEAHGLTKRFGDFTAADKITFDISRGEIFGLLGPNGAGKSTTFKMLCGLLKPTEGEGRVAGFDLRKDAAVARNQLGYMAQKFSLYGDLTVMQNLEFFAGVYGLRGARQRERIELMTDIFDFGRHARHSAKDLPLGLKQRLALACAVMHEPRALFLDEPTSGVDPITRREFWTHINALVEKGVTVLVTTHFMDEAEYCDRISLIYRGRSIALGSPDELKARVATKEQPDPTMEDAFIALVQESETEEEAA; from the coding sequence ATGAGCACCTCTCCCGCCCCAAAGGATGAAGCGCTGGTGCGGCTTGCCGATGTCACCAAGCGCTTCGGTGATGGCCCGGCCGCGCTTGATGCCGTCTCCGGCGAGGTCAAGGGCGGCGCGATCACCGGTCTCGTCGGCCCCGACGGCGCCGGCAAGACGACACTGATCCGGCTGATGACCGGCCTGATGATGCCGGATAGCGGCACGGTGGACGTGCTGGGCTTTAATACGCAGAAGAACCCGGCCGCCATTCAGGCCTCGATCGGCTACATGCCGCAGCGCTTCGGCCTCTATGAGGATCTGTCGGTCCAGGAAAATCTCGATCTCTATGCCGATCTGCGCGACCTGCCGAAAGCCGAACGTTCGAGCGCCTTCGAGGAACTGCTGACCTTCACCGATCTCAAGCGCTTCACGACGCGGCTCGCCGGCAAGCTTTCGGGCGGCATGAAGCAGAAGCTGGGCCTTGCCTGCGCACTATTGAAGAAGCCGCGCCTGCTGCTGCTCGATGAGCCGGGCGTCGGCGTCGACCCGATCTCGCGCCGCGACCTCTGGAAGATGGTGGAGAACCTGACGCAGGAAGGCATCGGCGTGCTCTGGTCGACCGCCTATCTGGATGAGGCAGAGGCCTGTGATCACGTTCTGCTGCTCAATCAGGGCAAACTGCTCTTTTCCGGCAAGCCGCATGATCTGACCGGCCGCGTGGAAGACCGCGTCTTCAAGGTATCAGGTATCACCGGCCGCAGGCGGCAGGTGCTGGCCGAACTCCTGCAGACGAAAGGCGTCATCGACGGTGTCATCCAGGGCGATGCCATCCGCCTCGTCACCGGCAAGGACGAGACGCCTGATATCGGCGGTGCCGCCGGTGAAGCAAAGCTTGCGCCCACTCCTGCCCGCTTCGAGGATGCCTTCATCGACATGCTGGGCGGCGGCCCCGGCGGACGCTCGAAACTCGCGGAAGCGCAAGCGCCGCCAAGCGAAATGGGCGATCGTCCCGTCATCGAGGCGCACGGCCTGACCAAACGCTTCGGGGATTTCACCGCCGCCGACAAGATCACCTTTGATATAAGCCGCGGCGAGATCTTCGGCCTGCTCGGCCCGAATGGTGCGGGCAAGTCCACCACCTTCAAGATGCTCTGCGGCCTGTTGAAGCCGACGGAGGGCGAAGGCCGTGTTGCCGGTTTCGATCTGCGCAAGGATGCAGCCGTTGCCCGCAACCAGCTCGGCTACATGGCGCAGAAATTCTCGCTCTACGGCGATCTCACGGTCATGCAGAACCTCGAATTCTTCGCCGGCGTCTATGGTCTGCGCGGCGCACGCCAACGCGAGCGCATCGAGTTGATGACCGACATATTCGATTTCGGCCGCCACGCGCGCCATTCTGCCAAGGACCTGCCGCTCGGCCTGAAACAGCGCCTGGCGCTCGCCTGCGCTGTCATGCATGAGCCGCGCGCCCTCTTCCTCGACGAGCCCACATCAGGCGTCGATCCGATCACCCGGCGCGAATTCTGGACCCACATCAATGCACTCGTCGAAAAAGGCGTCACGGTGCTTGTGACGACGCACTTCATGGACGAGGCCGAATATTGCGACCGCATCTCGCTGATCTATCGCGGCCGCTCGATCGCGCTCGGTTCGCCCGATGAGTTGAAGGCGCGCGTGGCGACAAAAGAACAGCCGGACCCGACGATGGAAGATGCCTTCATCGCCCTGGTTCAGGAGTCGGAAACAGAGGAGGAGGCCGCGTGA
- the hlyD gene encoding secretion protein HlyD — protein MRRILPLAIVILLAAGAAAWWYGLPQKLGWLPERTKEFALYGNVDIRQVSLGFRLNGRVASLAVDEGDMIKSGEVLGKLDTAPFAAAVASAEANVAALQATLDKLKAGPRPTEIAQAQASYDESLAALRNANIAYDRARQLRPQGTISEANLDEATANRSMAVARSDSANEALKLLQEGSRVEDIANAEAQLKAAQSALASARISLADTELLAPNDGIILSRVREPGAIVSPADTVFVLSLTQPVWVRSYVAEGDLGRLHPGMKVQVTSDTQPDKPYEGTIGFISPVAEFTPKSVETPELRTDLVYRLRIVIDRPGPDLRQGMPVTVRFPSLAAQ, from the coding sequence ATGAGACGGATCCTCCCCCTTGCCATCGTCATTCTCCTCGCTGCGGGTGCCGCGGCCTGGTGGTACGGCTTGCCCCAGAAGCTAGGCTGGCTGCCGGAGCGCACAAAAGAATTCGCGCTCTATGGCAATGTCGATATCCGCCAGGTCTCCCTCGGCTTCCGCCTCAATGGCCGGGTTGCCTCGCTCGCCGTCGATGAGGGCGACATGATCAAGAGCGGCGAGGTACTCGGCAAGCTCGACACTGCACCATTCGCAGCAGCCGTCGCCTCGGCTGAGGCCAATGTTGCGGCTCTTCAGGCGACGCTCGACAAGCTGAAGGCCGGTCCGCGCCCGACGGAGATCGCCCAGGCGCAAGCCTCCTATGATGAAAGCCTTGCTGCGCTCCGCAATGCCAACATCGCCTATGACCGCGCCCGCCAGCTCCGCCCCCAGGGCACGATATCGGAGGCGAATCTCGACGAGGCGACCGCCAATCGCTCGATGGCCGTGGCGCGTTCGGATTCCGCCAATGAAGCGCTGAAACTCCTGCAGGAGGGCAGCCGCGTGGAAGACATTGCCAATGCCGAAGCGCAGTTGAAGGCCGCGCAATCTGCACTGGCCTCCGCCCGCATCTCGCTTGCCGATACCGAACTGCTCGCCCCGAATGACGGCATCATCCTCTCCCGCGTGCGGGAACCCGGCGCCATCGTTTCGCCGGCAGATACCGTCTTTGTGCTCTCGCTGACCCAGCCGGTCTGGGTCCGCAGCTATGTTGCGGAAGGCGATCTCGGCCGCCTGCATCCCGGCATGAAGGTTCAGGTGACCTCGGATACGCAACCCGACAAGCCCTATGAAGGCACGATCGGCTTCATTTCGCCGGTCGCGGAATTCACGCCGAAATCGGTGGAGACGCCCGAGCTTCGCACCGATCTCGTCTATCGCCTGCGCATCGTCATCGACAGGCCCGGCCCGGACCTGCGCCAGGGCATGCCTGTTACCGTGCGCTTTCCCTCTCTGGCCGCACAATGA
- a CDS encoding SDR family NAD(P)-dependent oxidoreductase — translation MSESAEQRLAVVVLGASRGIGRAIARVAAREGNIVVLVARSPEGLAAAATEITQAGGEAFTIELDLASADASARLESYLAENGLICSVLVNSAGYGLRGATTSLPADEQLGIIDVNIRALADMTLRFLPGMVARRSGGVINLGSVAGFTPGPYMAFYYASKNFVRAFSTALHEEVHRFGVTVTCVAPGPVSTEFLEKSGANRAALFKVLPKLDADYVAEQAWRGFRSGRRLVIPGISSKLAAFIARILPSAVALRLIGRAQRRKRDPSPHRPETNTTGP, via the coding sequence ATGAGCGAAAGCGCCGAGCAGCGCTTGGCTGTCGTCGTGCTCGGTGCATCCCGCGGTATCGGGCGGGCCATTGCCCGGGTTGCCGCGCGCGAGGGAAATATCGTAGTGCTCGTGGCGCGCTCCCCCGAAGGCCTTGCGGCTGCCGCAACGGAGATTACGCAGGCGGGCGGCGAAGCCTTCACGATCGAACTCGACCTCGCCTCCGCAGATGCATCCGCCCGGCTGGAATCCTATCTTGCCGAAAATGGACTGATCTGCAGCGTTCTGGTCAATAGCGCCGGCTATGGGCTGCGCGGCGCGACAACCTCCCTGCCCGCCGATGAGCAGCTCGGGATCATCGACGTCAACATCCGCGCGCTCGCCGACATGACCCTTCGCTTCCTGCCGGGCATGGTGGCGCGCCGCAGCGGCGGCGTCATCAATCTCGGCTCCGTCGCCGGTTTCACGCCAGGCCCCTACATGGCCTTCTATTATGCCAGCAAGAATTTCGTGCGCGCCTTCTCGACCGCCCTTCACGAGGAGGTCCACCGCTTCGGTGTGACGGTAACCTGCGTCGCCCCCGGCCCTGTCTCAACCGAGTTCCTTGAAAAATCCGGCGCCAACCGGGCTGCCCTCTTCAAGGTCCTGCCCAAGCTCGATGCCGACTATGTGGCCGAGCAGGCATGGCGGGGATTCAGGTCCGGCCGCCGCCTCGTCATTCCCGGCATCTCCTCGAAGCTCGCCGCCTTCATTGCGAGAATCCTGCCCTCGGCGGTGGCCCTGCGCCTGATCGGCCGGGCTCAGCGCCGCAAAAGGGATCCGAGCCCCCATCGGCCGGAGACGAACACTACCGGCCCGTAA